The Nicotiana tabacum cultivar K326 chromosome 5, ASM71507v2, whole genome shotgun sequence sequence ggagaatgtaatgatctgactggtcgttttgctttctagaatcttgttcccctaaataagactcccggtacttgcttttactgatttatgacttgcggggatggttagttccagatttggaagagtttgggttaaaatcagaacacttgattccttaaggttggcctgaaatgccaagtttgactttggtcaatatttttagtaaatgatctcggaatcaggattaaacaattccaataggtttgtatgttCATTTCagacttgggagtatgttcggattgggttttggatatcCCAAAAGCGTTTTGGCGCATAATAGTGAAAGCTGGTTCTTGAAAGTTTTTGGAAGTTCATTAAATTTGGCTTCGAGAGGGGTTTTTGATGATATCAAGGTCCAAACGGGATTATGATACCGAGAATAgtttcgtaatgtcatttaagacttgcacacaaaatttggtgtcaatccgagtagtataagtgtgTTTCGTCACAtaggaagtaaattgaagaacttgaagctGGTTTGAATCAAtcggttttagggtgtgattcctaGTTTAATATTGTTTTCggtgttctgagggtttgaacgAGTCCGTTTTATCATTTTATACTTGTGGGTGTGTTCGGAGGGGAGGGGGGGCCCGAGCGTCAATTGGACGAGGCTCGAACCAAGTTGGGAATTTTGGGCAAGGGCTGAATGCCcagcttctgtcataaccgcacatgaGGTTGGTCAGccacaaatgcgagctcgcaggtgcaggCTATGACTCGCAGATGCGTCCAAGGGTAGCCAGCCCAGAAATCGCAAAAGCAACCCTCTCTCCACAGAAGCGGAACCGAAGAAGCAGTTGGCCTTCCGTAGAAGTGACTCAGCCGGACTAGTgatgttccgcagaagcggacctttatccgcaaatgcggaaatcactGAAGGCAGTAGCCTTTATTAAATACGGGCCTTAGACATTTTTGGCTCATTTCACACCAtagttgggcgatttttgagctccTTGAGAGAGGTTTTTCACCATGCTTTTTGAGGTAAGAAATTCCTACCATATGTGAGATATATACTTGGATTTTAGGTAGATTATCATGTATAGATTAGTTTAAAATCATGGGGTTtgagtaaaacctagggttttgataaaaacaagatttaaccacgaaatacgttatggaatgaagtaaaaatcatatattcttgatccttaggttatgggtaacaacttccttcgaaaatttctggaatccgggcacgtggacccaTGGGTGAACTTTAGGAACCTTGCCTTTGGGGTTGGATAATCACTTTAATATCTAGAATATGAATTTGTAAAGCTATAATGATTGGTTTTTACACTATTTGCATAGTTTCAGATTGTGCAGCTCCGGTTTGAGAGTTTGAATGCGTTCTTGAGTTGGAAGTAGGCTCGAAATGAGGTAAgtttcttttctaaccttgtaagagggaaatttccccataggtgaacttaattaatatgtggttatttgtgggggctacgtacgtacgaagtaacgagagtccgtatgtagctactattTCTGTTATCGTTCGGGTAGTTCTAGGTTTACACCATATTTTGTGGACACTGCTTTTTGATTATATGTGTTAATCATATGAAAGTAATTAAGTTGAagaaaatctaaggatttaaagGCTTCAAGTTAATTGtcttcattttttgaaaaaaaaaagaatcaaagaagtgttgtgttttaaatgatgaaaattatgtttgaccgcatcgcatgtatgatttgcgagtGGGGTTATACTTttaccgcgtcgcatgtatgatttgcgagtagggtgaatagatgcatctatggttcttgtcgttcgaccctcggcattgCACATTTTACTTTTATGGTGGATTGGGCTGAACGTCCTCGGTGGTAATTGAGTGTGATAATAGAATGGTAACTCTTTTTAGTTGTATGCTTCATTACTTGATATACCACTTGTTTTAAATAAAGAACGTGTCTTTCCTTCTTAAATATGATGGAGGAATTCCTCGTTTATTGTTTTGCTTTGAGCTTGACTGTTATCTACATACATTATACTTTAAGAAGTGGAACTTCAcattattatattgttggccctagtaagtgtcaaaattgaccccttgtcactacttctgcGAGGTTAGGtgagatacttactaggtacatatttttatgtactcacgctacacttgtGTACTTGATTATACAGGTTTTGAGGCAGGTGTATCTGGCCATCAATCCAGCGCATAGATTGGACTCCTCAGCTTGAGACTTTCCGGTTAGCTGCCCCTTTTGAGCCGTTCTACAGCAGCTGGAGTCTCTCTATGTCTTTATTTTTCCTGTCTATTTCCTTTCTAGACAGTAAGATAGCatgattttgtatattctactagattgacCACATAGTTGTGActccaggtcttggcacacacattggtagacttatgattttggtttGCTATCATGATTTAAGTTCGTATTTATTACTCCCATCTAATTATGCATAAGTTTCAAACTCCTAGTTTCTTTATTAACAAGGAAAGGTTTTCACGTACTAGTTATTTAAAAGAGGATCCACTAGTTGGTTAGTGTTGGCTTTCCTAACAACGGTGTTTGGCGCCATTAAGGCCTAatatggaatttgggtcgtgacatttgtgCCATTAATTCTGCAAAttccaggttgcgagatgacaataggcaaacctgagaccatctagaagatgcatctattaagatcACAAAATATCTAAATGACCCACTAgatgggtgaataggtccacaaatgtcaCCTTGTATAAGTTTCAAAAATGTAGAGaactcaatcccaacctttgttggtgacaGTCTAATgattaacttgccttgataacaagaagtgcaagaaaattcattatttaaaagaagcTTTAAATTCTTcaatggatgcccatttgagttctctataattcgtctcatcataattgatccaggatgtaCCAATCGaccatgccaaagtacaaaagtattgggaTCAATAACATTTTGATTTGCGATaaaatgtgcctcaattgcactaattcttgtccaatacaggccacaagataaaAATGGGacttctcaataacccttttctggccagagacattcttggtaacgataaaatattcaagattattctcatctatcgTCTCAATATGATATCTATTTtggcggatatctttaaaactcaacaagttcctcttggacttggaggagaacatttcATTATCTATGATAAGTACTATTTCCTTAGGCAGAGTTAcagtagctcttccagagccttcaattagattactacAACCAGAAATTAtagtaacatctgccttacacatacttaaatgagagaaatatttcttctctttgactATTGTGTGTACCGTATatgaatcaattaaacaaatatttcTATAATTAAATTTTGATCTAAGTTTTTTTTGTGAGGTATCCATATTTACTTGCGTATAGAAGAAATTGAAActtaacttgaagaagaagaacttAATGTAGCCTTTTGAAAGATATGATCTGATCCCCAGTCCAAGGTAAGCAAGTTCAACTTCTAAACCTTACTTATGGTCGTTCTTGATTCAATCAGTTCTTTTTCTAGACAAATACAATTATATTGTCATGTACTTAATATAAGTAATACCAAATCTAAAATTTCAAATAAGTTAAAATTAGAATTCATAGtaagattaaaaatgaaaacTCCATGGACAATAGCAAACTGATTATCATCGTATCTTAAATGCTCGGGCTTTTATTGGCTCAACATAGCTGATTCTAGGCGGTCAACTTTTCGCAAGTCAATCATGCACGTAGAAATTAGAGACTCGTGATACTGTATTAtggaataatagaaaataaagtaaaacaagaGAAATTTTGAGGGAGATAATTAATAAACATTTCTTCATTTTATAAATACATTCTTCATGTTTTTGGGCCTATTTATAGACATTTTTGCATGAAAGGATTTGGCCACCAGTCCAAAGTTTTGACACTTGTTGAAAGTCTTGATATTTATTGAAAAAAGTTTTGTCACTTGTTGCAAGTCTTGACACTTGTTGAAAGAACCTGCCACTTGTTGAAGGCCATGCCACTTGTTCATAATTTCCTCCCAAGTAATTTCATAATCTATGAATATTCacacttaatattatttataCCATCTTCATGTTTGAGTGGCTCTACTAATTATCACAAATTGCTCAAGAGTTGAAGGTTTGAATTATTCTTAAGAGCCTTTTATTATAATAAATTATGCATATGAAGTATGAATTGAAGAATTATTTAAAGTGGCTAGCAAGAATATATCATATTATTTATTCAGGTAATTAGGTGGATTTGGTTAATATAAAAAATGAAGGAAGACGCTCATGGTCCCATTCCACTTGTAGGCTCACATTCATTTGGATGGAGGCATTACAATATTGCctatggaaaaaaaaaaaaaaaaaggaaatatgtaTAATGTGGGCCGAAGCTCAACAAAGCAAATACACTTAATATAACATATTTTTTGAAGAGTGATGGTAGTCTAAAAACTTGTATTTTAGCCATAGTATTGCATTTTacgtgtgtttgagcttaaatgaaaGAGAATTACGCTTATTACGTATTTTATGCCTTGGAGGAAATGATTTCGAGCTATTATGATATTTTGAAGCTAAATCGAACAAGTTCGAGCTTTGAAGTCTCAGTAGAAGCCCAAGAAAAGTGCAAGCTCTCTGGATTTCCTCACTAGTATGCCGCATGGGGCGGCACAGCGCGACTATGCAAAATTGTCAGAGTGATTTCCAAGTTTGGCTAGGAAAGGGTAGCTTCGTCCGGATTTATTTTCACATGGTATAAATATACCAAAACACGATTTTGAGAGGACTTTTTACCTACGAAAGAAGGGATAACCAACCAAGGCAAGAAGACCCAAGAATTCATCAATATTTCAACCTACAATTGATGCAATACAGAAGTTTGTATCGAATCATTACAATTGGTGTTTACTTTGTTTTTGAACCTTATTTAGATGTCACACTCCAGTGCCATGGAGTAATTTCTATTAGAGTGTACACAGATACAGTGTTCTGATAACTTCATCAAGGATTCAATTCGTGATAATTGTTAGAATTAATTGATGGAGCTTAGTTTGTATTATggagttatttattattttgcttaatcgaaagaggagtttGATACTGAATGTCTTCacatcttatgctctagtttaaatcgtaattcaaataggtaatcgaatgagcctcttgaattgttaatcgaactagaaaaatagaaaaatattcgtgagaagttgccctttagatcataaccatcattttattGTTGCAATTGTTTATCATGCTTCAATTTGATTAATTACTAAATTAACGTTTAATCAAAAAAAGAACATTAACTTCAAGTGTAATCTAATTATCTGTTGAACTCGTGAGAATAAACAGTATTATAGAGTGaattaactcaagaattggatcTCGAGTCAGTTATCTTGTACCTATCTAGTCAAATACCCTTATTCCTCCCATTGATATTTCTTCGTTGCTCATCTGTTATCTTTTGTCATCAATTGTTAATTgcttaatttttattaattaatcgTAGTAATAGTCATCACATCAAGTGTTAGTTTTCATGGATAGTAATCAACTGAAGATTATTCGAATACTGTTTAAGTCCAATctctgtggagacgataattaaactatactatctttgactagcgagcaataattttgtgttatattttgcgctcgtcaaattttggctaCATTGTTGGGGATTGACAATCAATGgtatttaaaatagtttttagtACTAATTCAAGAACTAATCTTTACTTTAGTCATTCACATTTTCTTACTTGTGTGTAGGATACAAGTTTGATTCCTTAGGTGCATGACTCAGTCTTCTTAAAAGTAAGTGATACCATACAAACCAGAGTTGGAAAAATACATGTGACAACTGAAAAAAGAAAGGGAATTAACAGAAAATTCTTGGGTCAAACTTCGACTCAAGATACCATGGCAAATAAAGAGAATGATGGAGTAGACTTAGCTGCAAGTGAGGCAGCACAAAAAAAAAGTTGCACAGAGAATTGCTTATGTGACCGTCAATGATGATGGGGGTCGAAGATTCAATCTAAGCCGACCCTTGGTTGAAGACCAGTTCGAGAACATAGCACCCAGGTCTGGAAGATCATTGGGTGACTATGCTAGGCCAGTCTATAATCAAGGATTGTCAAGTGTCAAACCTCCACCCATAGCAGCAAACAACTTTGAATTGAAGCAAGGCTTGCTTCAAACTATCCAAAACAACGGCATTTTCAGAGGGAAGGTGAACGAAGATCCTACTACTCACTTGATGgattttgaagaaatcatgaACACTTCCAATACAGTGGAGTATCAAAGGATGCAATCTACTTAAGGGTGTTCCCCTTTTCATTGATAGATGACGCGAAGCAATGGTTTCGTAGCTTACCCACAGGTTCGATTAATACATGGGAAGATATCACCAGGAAGTTTCTCGACAAGTACTTTTCACCTACAAAAATAGGGAAGTTCATAATGGAAATCCATAATTTTTACCAGAAGGAGAGAGAAATGGTTTTTGaagcttgggaaagattcaaGGAGATAGTCAGAAAGTGTTAGCACAATGGAATTGATTTGTGGATGCAACTCCAGAATTTTTGGGGTGGAATGACACCGTCATTGCGACGAACTTTGAATACTTCATGTGGAGGTCCATTAATGTAGAAAACTCTAGAGGAGGTTGTCTTAATCCTTGATGAGTTATCTGAGGATGTTAATCAGTGGCCAGTTGAAAGTAATGACAAAAGAAAATCCGTTGAGGTTCACCAGGTGGACTCTAACACATCCATGCAAACCCATCTAGACACAATGGCAAAGGGGATAAGAATGCTGATATTGGCCAAGGTACAGAGTGAGCCGCAAGTAACATGTAATATTTGTGGATTGGGATACCCTACACATGAGTGTCAAGCTACAGCTAAGGAAGTCAACGTTGTGGGAAACTTTAATAGAGGAAACTACCTAGGTGGGAACAAGTATAATGTTGTGGGTCAATGATATCCTAGTTTTTTATGGAGTTAACCTAATGGGAGCTTGAACTCATGCCAGCAAAATAATCCCAGACTCCAGGATCAAGGACCACTAGGTTTTCAGAACCAGCCGAGGCAGCAATACCAGCTACCACAACCAAATCAGTCAAGTATGGAAGATCTCATGAAGGCATTCATCAATAAAACAGATGAAAAATTCCATACTCGGGGCACTGCTATCCAGAACTTAGAAAGCCAAATGGGACAGATTGCAAATTTGTTATTTGAGAGGGATCCTGGGACTCTTCCCTCTGACACTGAAAAGAACCCAAAGGAAATAATCAAAGTTGTATCTCTGAGAAGTGGCAAAGCACTAACTGACCCAATGTTGAAAGTTAGACCTTAGGTGGTTAACAAGCAGACTGAGACACCAGTAGAGAAAAAGAGTGAAGAGCAAAAGGGCCAGATTAGTGGGGTACAAAAGGAGATTGAAGAAAGTAGTCATATGTCAGCTCTACCATTCCCTCAAAAGATGAAGCGGGAGAAACTTGACAAAtgttttgggcgattcttggagataCTCAAACAATTTTATGTGAACATTCCCTTCATAGAGGTACTCACTCAGATGCTTGcttatgcaaagttcttgaagGAAATCTTATCTAGCAAGAGAAAATTAGAGAAGACAACAGTTGTCAAGCTGAATGGCCCATGTAGTGCCATATTGAAAATCAAAATTCTCAAAAAGTGCAGAGACCCAGGAAGCTTCACCATACCATGCTCATTAGGGAGTGATAAATTTGACAAGGCCCTTTACGATTCTGGTGTGTCTATAAATATAATGCCTCAGTCCGCGTTCAAGAAACTGAAAGGTGAGCTTGGATTGATCAAATCAATACCAGTGTCACTACAATTGGCTGACCAGATCACCATTTTACCTAAGGGAATCATTGAGGATATTCTAGTGCGGGTGGATAAATTTGTATTCCCCATAGACTTTATTGTGGTAGATCTGGAGGTGAACAAGGATGTGCCTCTAATTCTATGGAGGTCATTTTATGTACAGGCAGCTATCCTTGATATTTATGAGGGGCAACTTATGTTCAGAATGGGCAATGAAAAAGTGGTGTTCCGGatgaagaggatgatgaaataCCCCAGTGATGAGGCATCCGCCTACTCGTGTTTCAAGCTAGATGTTATTGGCAAATTGGCTGAAAAATACAAGTTTGACAAGCTTATGGGGGATACTCTAGAGAGAGATATTACGTAGTCCAGCACATTGGAGGATGAAGATCCTGAAATAAGGAAAGAGGCTGAAGTACTTGAAACTGAGGATCAAGTGGTTGATGATGAAGAACTAAAAGAGGAGGCTTGTAAGCCTGATGTGGAATTGAAAGTCCTCCCCACTCACTTGAAATATGATTTTCTTGAAACTAACAATTTTCCTGTGATTATTTTTGCTGACTTGATAGGTACACAGGAACAAAAGTTGGGGGAGCTGCTGAAAAAGCACAAGAAGGCCATTGACTGGAGTATACCTGATATTAAAGGAATCAGTCCAGCTATTTGCATGCCAAAATTCTGTTGGAAGAAAATAGCAAGCAAGTGGTGCAGCCCTAATGCAAGTTGAACAAACATTTGGAGGAGGTAGTGTACAAGGAGATCATCAAATTGCTAGATGCGGGAGTGATtttcccatctctgatagctAGTGGATTAGACCAGTATAAGTTATACCTAAGAAGGGGGGGCATGGCAATGGTGAGAAATGAAGacaatgaattgatccccacaagaacagTCACTGAGTGGAGAATGTATATTGATTATAGAAGGCTGAATGATGCAACAAAGAAGGACCACTTCCCACTCccctttattgatcaaatgctcgaGAAAGCGGCTGGACATGGATGCTactgctttttggatgggtatttAGGCTACAATTAGATACCCATTGCCCcagaagatgttgagaaaaccACATTCACTTGCCCGTTAAGTATTTTTGCTTGCAGGAGGATGttgtttgggttgtgtaatgTACCTGCTACTTTTTAGAGGTGCATGATATCTATATTCTCTGATTTAAATGGGAAGTATCTAGAATTATTCATGGATGACTTTACCCTCTTTGGTGATGGACTTGAGGATTGATTGAAAAATTTGGATCTCATGCTTGAACGTTGTAGAGCCACTCACTTGGTTCTTAACtaggagaagtgtcacttcatggtgAAAAAGGGAATTATCATGGGCCATAAAATAACTACAGATGGAATTGAAATTAATAGATTTAAGGTTGATGTAATTGCTAGGCTTCCTCCACCGACTTCTATGAAGAACATAAGGAGTTTTTTGGGACACAATAGGTGTTATAGGAGGTTCatcaaaaaaaaatccaacatTACTAAGCCGTTGACTGCATTGCTAGCGAAAGATGTCAAGTTTATTTTCAATGTGGagtgcttaagagcattcaaaTTGATAAAGGAAAAGCTTATGAGTGCTCCTATTATGGTGATACCTGATTGGAGCCAGCCATTTGAGATAATGtatgatgctagtgatgtagctATGGGAGCAGTTCtggggaaaagaaaagataaaatgtTTAGTCACATCTACTATGCAAGCAGGATgttgaatgatgctcaagtcaaCTATACCACTACTGAAAAAGAGTTTTTTGTTGTGATCTTTGCTTTTGGAAAGTTTAGATCATACCAGGTGGGGAGTAAAGTGATTGTACACACTGATCACTCAGCCTATAAATATATGTTGAGTAAGAAGGAGTCCAAGCCGCGTCTGATGCGGTGAGTGTTGTTGCTCCAAGAGTTTGACATAGAGATCAAAGATAAGAAGGGCACAAAAAATCAAGTCATCGATCATCTATCTCGACTTGAGAGATCGCCAGTTGAAACATTTGATGTAAGAGAAGAGTTCCCTAATGAGCAGATTTTCTCCATTGTTGCGGTCTCCGAAAGACCGCCTTAGTATGATGATGTAGCCAACATTTTGGCTAGTGGAAGGTGGCCTAGAGACTTCTCTCTTGATCAAAGAAGGAAGCTTTAAGGTGaggtaaaaagttatttttggaaTGACCCTTTCTTGTTTAAACTGTGTGTAGATGGTGTAATTCGAAGATGTGTGCCTGAAAGAGAGATGGCAAGCAATCTTTCTCATTGCCATGATGGAGCAGATGGAGGACACTATGGTGGAAATCGCACTGCAGCAAAGGTCATGGAAGCCGATTTATATTGGCCTACTTTGTACAAAGACGCACGGGCATATGTAGCTGCATGTGACAAGTGTCAAAGGGCATGTAACATTAGTAAGAGGGATGAGATGCCACTCAACTCCATTCTGGTATGTaaactttttgatgtttggggcattgacttcatgggtccatTCCCATAGTCTCATTCATATGAGTATATCCTGGTAGCCGTTGACTATGTCTCTAAATGGCTCAAAGCAATCCCTACTAGGACAAATGATGCTCGGGTGGTGTGTGAGTTTTTACGAAAGAGCATGTTTATCCGCTTTGGGACACCTCGAGTGATTATCAGTGACAATGGGTCACACTTTGTGAACAAGCAGTTTGCTACACTATTGTCCAAGTATGGGGTCACACACAAAACAAGAACCCCGTACCATGCCCAAACTAGTGGGCAATTTGAAATGGCTAATCGTGAACTTAAACGAATTCTTGAAACGACGGGTTAGTGCTTCTCGTAAGAATTGGCCTTTAAAGTTGGATGAAGCTCTATAGGCGACAAAACTACGTTCAAAACAACCATAGGGACTTCACCCTTTCAATTAGTGTATGGAAAATCGTATCATCTATAtgttgagatagaacataaagtTTATTGGGCAATTAAGATGCTTAATCTTGATCTTAGTCTTGCAGGTGAACATAGGTTGGCGCAGATGAATGAATTGGAGGAGTTTCGATTGGACGTGTATGAAAATGCAcgaattttcaaggaaaagacaaaaagGTGGCATGATCGTCTGATTAAGCCAAAGGAGTTTCGTTAAGGGGACAGAGTCTTGCTATACAATAGTAGACTTAGTTTGTTCCCCGGAAAATTCAAATCAAGATGGATAGGTCCGTATGTGGTGAAACATGACTCACTGTATGGCATTATTGAATATCAGGATGAAGAAGGGAATGAAAGCTTTAAAGTGAATGGTCACAGTTTGAAACAGTACCTTGTTGGAGGATATGAAAAGTAATCCTCTAGCATCGTAATCAATTGAGTCTAAGTGACGGAGTCAAACTGACGACCATAACTCAGAATAACTAAAAACCCTTTTTCTTGAGTTGGTAGAATAGTTAGAAAATTGTAGTTTAGTagttttgataattgtttgaacAAGTAGGTGCATGAATCGGACAAAGAATAAGTAAATAATAGTCTTTCTGGGAAACCCGTAGTCTAAAAAGTGAATAAATCGGAACTCTGTCAAAATTGGCCTAGCGCGCCACATGGGGCACCGCACTAGGCCAAATGGGCAAAACCTGTTAGAGATGACTCTCTGGAAAACCCCACTACTGTGCCGCATGGGGCATCGCACCTAGTGACGCGACATTGCAAAttatttaagaaaagaaaaaaaagaaaattttaaatttttttaattggaGACTCTAACACCCCTGATCAGTCCCCTTTTCCCACATCTCTCTTACTCTATTctttctctcctctctctcaCACTCCAAATCCTCCTTCTTTCCTCCATTGTTCTTCCTCAAACCTTTTATCCTTTCATCCTCCTCCCATCTTCATTCCTCATCAAGGTAAGtagctttatttcttcttttgtatTTCTCTTAGCTTTTCTTATTTGTCTAGTTAATTTTAGCTTAATTAAACAAAACCCTAGGTAGTTGTAGTTGTgctaattatttttttagttttccaCCCGGTGTCCGGTACCCGCATTGGAGCTAGACTGCCGGGTAAGGCCTCATTCGGGGAGCACCGCTCCCTACCAAGAATTTTTCCATACCCagggctcgaactcgagacctctgTTTAAGAGAGGAGCAGCCCCATCCACTGCACCACATCACTTGATGGTGTAGTTGTGCTAATTGTTTTATAGTTTCTTTGCTTACTATGGCCGAAAATGGTTCTTAACTTGTGGGGTTTTTATTGTTCTTATGATTATGGGtgattttttgtgtgttttgatgGTGTAAAATTAATTTATGTTGAAGCTTCGTGGGGGTGCTCATGTGGCCAAAAATTAATGAAGTTTGTGTAAAATTTGTGAACGCGGTGCTATTGTGGAGAGGGGGTGATGTTGTGGTTGTGGTGAGTAGTGTATTTGATATGGTTGTATGGTGATTCTAACccaatttgaattaaaataagaTGGTGCAGGAATGACCACAATATGTTTGTTGAATGCTTTAGTGACAAAAAATTGTGTAGTGTTGCTAATTTAGAAGTGAGGTGCTTTGTGAGTTGTGATACTTGATAATAAGTATGGGGTGTGATATTATGTTCTTATGTGTGAAACTTTAACAAGTTAGCCCCGGCTTTTAATCGAT is a genomic window containing:
- the LOC107776718 gene encoding uncharacterized protein LOC107776718: MANKENDGVDLAANDAKQWFRSLPTGSINTWEDITRKFLDKYFSPTKIGKFIMEIHNFYQKEREMVFEAWERFKEIKTLEEVVLILDELSEDVNQWPVESNDKRKSVEVHQVDSNTSMQTHLDTMAKGIRMLILAKQNNPRLQDQGPLGFQNQPRQQYQLPQPNQSSMEDLMKAFINKTDEKFHTRGTAIQNLESQMGQIANLLFERDPGTLPSDTEKNPKEIIKVVVNKQTETPVEKKSEEQKGQISGVQKEIEESSHMSALPFPQKMKREKLDKCFGRFLEILKQFYVNIPFIEVLTQMLAYAKFLKEILSSKRKLEKTTVVKLNGPCSAILKIKILKKCRDPGSFTIPCSLGSDKFDKALYDSGVSINIMPQSAFKKLKGELGLIKSIPVSLQLADQITILPKGIIEDILVRVDKFVFPIDFIVVDLEVNKDVPLILWRSFYVQAAILDIYEGQLMFRMGNEKVVFRMKRMMKYPSDEASAYSCFKLDVIGKLAEKYNTLEDEDPEIRKEAEVLETEDQVVDDEELKEEACTQEQKLGELLKKHKKAIDWSIPDIKGISPAICMPKFCWKKIASKWCSPNAS